A stretch of DNA from Glycine max cultivar Williams 82 chromosome 18, Glycine_max_v4.0, whole genome shotgun sequence:
TAATAAGAAGAAGGGGATGCACCTTTCTTCCGACGACGAGGAAGAAGGCAATGAAGAGATGATGAGCGAGGGGGATCACAAGGGTAACATCATCATCAgcaagaagaacaagaagaagggAAAGATGGTAATTGGCGTCGGAGGGAGTggtaacaacaacaataatagtagtagtagtagtaacaACTTGGAGAGTTTGAAGGAGATCATGGACGAGTTCATGAGGCAGCAGATGCAAATGGAGGCACAGTGGATGGAAGCCTTTGAGGCAAGGGAGAATGAGAGGAGGCTGAAGGAGATGGAGTGGAGGCAAACCATGGAGGCGTTGGAGAATGAGAGGTTAATGATGGACCAAAggtggagggagagggaagAACAAAGAAGGATTAGGGAAGAAGTTAGGGCTGATAAGAGAGATGCTCTAATCACTGCTCTTCTTAACAAGCTCAGAAGAGAAGAGATGTAGTAGTTTCTTTTGGCTGGATAGATAGCTAGCTTTTATGTGTCTTTCTTCTTCTCATGAAGCAAAGCTTAATTTAAGAGGTTTGTTCTAACTTCTAAGAACTCTCAATTTATATACCTTggtcaatattaatatatatacatactttAATGGTTCTTGTGGTTAGTTTTATTATATACTACTATACTATGTTACATATGATATCTCCTCCTCTTGTTAAATTTACCTACTAAGGCTTCTCTAGGGGAAGcgatagaaagaaaaagaagggaaaaaaaaaacgtttctAGTATATTCTATTTCCCCCTCTTGTTGTTTTAGTATGCACTAGGcatataattttgtgttttcatttttttttttggttatcaTTGAGAGAGGACCAATGTTGATCCTCAAATGAATGCTTTCATAGAGATTCTATTCTAGTAGTAGGTGTAGATagagagaaatatatataaaagagcaCAATTTGCAGTTCTTAACTAACAACCGAAAACGGGCAAAAGATCCACAAACATGTCCACAAGATAACTCATCATAATGTCTATCCATATATGTGGAGACGCACGATTTCAAGGTTTGCTTAAATGAGTCACTATACACAAAGTGATGTTACAAAAGGATTTTATtatgtgtgaatatatatatatatatatatatatatatatatatatatatatatatatatatatatattcacacactagTGGAGAAAAATAGAGTGAGATACTATGAAATTGTACAAATGCATATATGACGTGTGCGTGTAAGTTATGTAAATCTAACATTTTTCATAATGATTTCCAAGAACTTTGATTGTGTATTGATAGAGCCTATAGCCAGATACTACAAGGAAAAATCATTTTCAGTTTGAATTTCACGTTCTCAAAGTTTTGGATGGATGCCAAAGCCTAATTTGTATCTATTCCCATGAGATTTTTGATAGCTAGGTGATTTCAATTTTGCATGCAAGAGTTCATATTCCGAATGGTTACTGACATTGACCCTGTGCATGTGAGAGAGCTAGCTAggacatcatcatgatcatattAGTACCAGAATTTCAGCCTCAGGTATGAACTTATGACTTTAAAGTGGCAATTAACACATTCATTAAGCCGTGTCATCTgtgataaattgatttttttaattaataaaataatttaaagataacAAAAGGAAGATCGCAGAGATCAGTGATAGAAAAGGAAATGTTTGTTCAAAATATAAAAGCTAAGATTGCATGATAACCTTTTgtctttaaatttatatatgcgTGCGGTGTTTGTAGGGTATATATGTTTACATGTATATATGTGCTTTAAGAATTGGATGTGCAtgttaaacaattatttttgcgTCTAGTTATTATTTGGATTTTATTCTCAATGACATGTGACCTAGTTACACGTATTTAGTCTTAAATCTTTGGGATTTATGCAGCAAAGGAACTCCAgatcaaaatgaaagaaaaaaaacaccaaaatcCAATCACAGTTTATTATAGCATAATTTTGTGGGTTCACTTTGCTTAGTGTGatatttatttctaaatgaGTGTTTGTAAATAATTAAGTATAACATTTTAtactgtaaaataataaaagctaactttaataaaatattttcatatgcattagGATGAAATcattaataactaattaaagaACCAAACACTAGTAAGCATTTTTTCATCttacattaaaaaaagattGCATTCATTTTACAACTTTGTGCGTGTGGATAAGtttctctataaatatttattggagagagaaaaaaatcccCCCGTCCCTtataattttaagttaattttatgcataaactaatttatataaaaattatttcatttaatttatttaaaaagctaattgtaacttatatataagttaattttaacttataaaaaattacagagaaaattttattaaacttaaCAAGACCTTAAGTAATTAATCGTGTGAcaattaaaatagttatataaTCAGCATTCCGTATCGATATaaagcttatatatatatatatatatatatgctgggaggaaagagagagagagagagagtatatCTAAGTAAGGATTATTAATTGTTATGAGAATATAACTCATCgagaaattataatattatatatgattaatcacagtaaaataatatgatataataatctttttatagatatatataatCGAACCAGATTTAGTATTTGCATaagaataaaagatatattatatgttaaaataattttttcatattctaaagttaaaatttatatgtCAATGTTAAGAAAGTTTAACTCGGTTAAATATGATGCATGAGAATTTATATTCTTTCAGGATAATTAATCTTTAGTCATGtatctattataaaaaaaattaaaaaattaagaggaaCAAGTAATGGCCCACCCTTACTAGTTGTCActctatattaattttaatttttgtggaaAATTATAATCTTAAATACTGCAATGTTATATATTTCaagtatattaatttttgttattagtataaaaaattgatCAACCTGGTTTCCTAATTTGGCGaaggaattaaaagaaaactGATAATCGACTTTATATTATTTAGaagtaaaataaagaaaaagctctgtatatatatcatcattattaatcaaatcaatatttcagtatatataaatcaatatttgTTAGTGTAGAGAGAaaggattcaatttttttaaagaaggaTTCAAATGTTTTAAGTATGTGTGGTCTTGAATTCAATCCTTAGATCGATTTATgtgtatgaaaataaaatactattgaGAAAGGCCTTTAGCATTTAACCGTGTTTCAAGAAACTAATCTCAACTATTGTACCGGAAGATAATCAAGATattcaacaaaatatatatttttattatataaaaggcttttttttctatatataatgGATTTTTCTGATAAAAGTCTTTGAGTTAATATAAGTTCTTTGTGCTGTCTTTGAATTTTACGgttaaataaaacatttcatGCAATTGATATGCCATTtaatgaacatgtgttaattgaaatagaattgttttagtttaattaattaatggtatttgaatttaaatactaaaaaaaaaatgttcgcCTACATACCATGATTCTATATTCGATTTAGAAAGGATTTCTTCCATATGATATCGTACATCAAAAAAACTTACTGaatataatacttatatataactaataacTAATGAATTTAAAAGGAattgacaaaaaagaaaacttaattTAAACTTGTTTGTATATCATTAGTTAAATTATTTAGACAGCAATTAAtctcatatatcatatatgttaTATGTGGATCCACCTTTTCCGGAAAAGTAATATTAACGAACAAGAAAGTATAAAAACTAAGTATCCTCCTTTTGAGGATGGACATATTACATTCAGTACTGATCTATTTGAAAAGAACATGAGATATAtccaacaaatttaaattagcaGAACTTGAGAAAAGAACATGTCAATTAATTGTACAAATTTTCATGCCgttctaaattaaaataataataataataattattattattatcattatactctcaaaataagttttttctaTTCGTTGTAAATCCATTTATTACGAAATTCAATAAGCGTGTATCTTATAATTTTGTCTCAAATACATAAAATGattcatataatatatagtttttaaaaattgtgagtaAGATTATTTGCGACTTTCTTTTGTAACTTGTGTTCAAAATAAAAGGTGAGATGTTGTTTCATTGTTCCATTTCTGATCAGATTGCTTATACTTAAATTGGACTCATCTCCcttaattaatcttttatttttctccctaagtgattaaatataatcattataTACCTTTTTTACTAGCTATACGAACGTTTCTTCTTAATTACTATTGTTATTTCACTTGCGTCACGATATTGttcgataaaattaataaaaaaaaaaaaacagtcgTTTAATCTATGTACGAGAAAGATATAAAGATGGTGCAAGgtacaaattatacataaaataCACATCCAAAATTTGgcatttaaaaagataaaagaaactaGAGTGAAATCAGTGTTTCAGCCAATAACTTACATAGAATCGAAAGTGGACGAAAAAATTGTGACTATCATAAGTTTGTACAAACATTTTATTCggaattcagttttttttttttttacttcaattatTTATCTTTGAAGCATTGTTTGGATCGTGTGGTTCTAAAATAACAATTCATTTTGATATTTCATATTTCCATTTATGTGAGTGGCTTAGATAAAAAGATTAGACCAAAACGATGTGTTGCAGTGTGCTACATGTGCACCGACACAAACACATCCCTTGCAACACGCAAAATTGAACTTAATTACATTTACGACCACACTCATGATAACTTGTGTTATGTGATGTCTGTAATGTGGTGTGCCTAAGAAGCTGTTCCCAGTTCATTTGGTTTTTGCTTTGTctatgacttttatttttaaaaaagctcAAAGTTCAATTCAACCGAAACGCGTTTCTCtaacatataataaaacatttaccCATTAATGCATGCAAAATTTATCACCGACTCCatgtgaaaaagaaaagtaaaatggaTAAATAGTTAATGTGTAAATAGctgataaatttatttctaaaaaaaaaaatttaattttagatcccaaaaaggtaaaaagtacgacaaataCATTCATAGGTTAATTTCTATTAGTTATCATTCATGAAAGAGACTACGTGATACAAAGGGATGAAAATGTCACAAAATTGATTGTCAACATGACTCATAAATAGATTGaaaaaatttagtaaattatCATTAGATAAAAATGTGAAtaagttaccattattggatctaaatgtcagtaattttttgGACGAAAatgttggtaattttttttggacCAAAATATCAATAAGTTTTCATAGGATCAAAATGTTAgtaagttatcattattggaccaaaatgtaataatttttcattttatcgaaatgttagtaattttttattagacgtAAATGTCACTACTTTTTTGTTGGACCCAAATATCAATAGGTttctattggactaatttgttaGACCTCAAAGGTAAAATATAGTTTTAGGGTAAATTTCTCCCCTATGTTATCGTTGCAAgtataaaattacaataatcactcaaaaaatagaaaagcaaaaataatttaaaataaacataataataatcattataTTGATTGATAAACATAATTTGTTCGTCACAAtgaaaattatctaaaataatCATTCTACTAGTGtaccaaaataaacattgtaatAGTGTATCAATCATtacaaatttatccaaattataataattagttaccatctactataaataaaaaaatacacatatctCATATTTCACTTCTACTATCTGAATTatagtagattgtgactaattattataatttggataaatttgtaatgattgatacactgttataatatttattttggtacACTAGTAGAATGTTTTTTTGGATCATTTCTATTGTGACAAACAAATTGTGgttgttaattaatattatggttattattatgtttatttttctattttttaagtgaatattataattgtatgcttgtaatgataaaaaaagggagaaattatccgaaaattatattttacccttaaatgaaacGAAATTTGGGATCTAACAAATTAGTCTAATAGAAACATACTGATATTTTGgtttaacaaaaaattgttaacatttacgttcaataaaaaattactaacattttgatacaatgaaaaattactgacattttggttcaataataataacttacaGACATTTTGGTTTTAGGGAAACGTATTGATATTTAAGTTCAATAATTATAACTTCCTGATATTTTTTGTCCAATAATATCTTACTAACATTTTCGTCCAATCTATTCAACAATCATGTTAGTaatcaattttgtgaaatttttgTCCCTATGTGCCACATAGGCTCTCTCATCAACAGTAATGGACAGAAGTTAACGGATGAATAATTTTGtcacattttttatactttcggagactaaaaattaaattgatcttTTAGGGATGAATTTATCAGCAATTTACACATTCAATGATAAAGATGactatttatccaaaaaaaaattgtttatatagctctcttctttttttaaaaaaaaattgacattttcTTCTTAAACAGTCAATCAAGTTCAGAAACGAGAGGTTAGGGAAAAttcttttgttaaataaaaaaaaaaaaagtaaaagcagaaagtTTGTGAACAACTAGGTAGATCAGAATCTGACCcacattttgaattttgtttattcTTAAGTTAATGCTTCTTTTTCCCCCATTTTGGTTGAACAATAATTTGCTTTTTCAACCCTGtactaatattttatgtttgattgtGCACTGTTGGGACATGGGAGGCACTTGACATTGCTGACCTTCCTGTTCAATTCGTCCCACAATGTCTTAATGGTTTCAGCTTTTGAAAGGTAATTAACATGGGTGCTCCAAGTTCCAACATGATCATAATGTCTGTTTTTTCCCCCCTACTGTTTCCAGCCAATAACAATACACAAAGTCAATTAGAGAAGTGGTGGAGCTTAAATATTATGAGACAAGAGTTAACTTTCAAACAGCATGGGGCTAAAGCCTTAAAGGTTAAGAAAAGTTTTAACATATAATAGTTGAcaaattaaagtattttattaGTAAGAAGTTAGATTTCTTCCTTgttagatttttcttttaaatgtaaaatttaatagaGCACTAAGAAAAATAGCATTGTCTAACACacacataaaaatattaagtattaaaattatttctattggtatattctttaaaaaattgtctgtatagatattttgaatttatattaattaataaaataataggttatactatctaataatatatattaactttatatattaataaaattctttaatatgatacatcatattattaatataaatttataatatctaaatattaacactttaattttaattaaaaaagttatactaattaaaaaaatctaatttaacaTTATACTGTTTAgtgtatgatttttctttttccttaatgaaatagaaaatttgTTTCAGCCCAAATTCAAGTGTAGTGCCACAAACTTCAACGAAAACTTATAGTAATATTTAAAGATAACATTGCCAAAAAATAACTAAACTAACTATTtggcaatataattttttgccaATGTTATATAATTGGACTAACTTTTAATGgtaatttaatttctcttttgatGGGTAAGGGATGGAATAATTAAGTCGATGACATTAGTTGTCCTTTTCTTCTGTTTGTTCACCCCATTGCTTTGTCATTTTATGACTATAATGATGGAGCACTCAGAATTTATTGTTTCATTATCGTAagcttaattaaattaactagaAACGGGTGAGATAGAGCTTTAATACCAACACAATATGTAATCACTAAAATAGAtcgaaaaat
This window harbors:
- the LOC100794230 gene encoding trihelix transcription factor GT-3b, translating into MEGHHLHHRQQQLQQHHHPHHNITTSNVDATDRFPQWSIQETKEFLVIRAELDQTFMETKRNKQLWEVISNRMKEKGFHRSAEQCKCKWKNLVTRYKGCETMEPEAMRQQFPFYNELQAIFAARMQRMLWAEAEGGSNNKKKGMHLSSDDEEEGNEEMMSEGDHKGNIIISKKNKKKGKMVIGVGGSGNNNNNSSSSSNNLESLKEIMDEFMRQQMQMEAQWMEAFEARENERRLKEMEWRQTMEALENERLMMDQRWREREEQRRIREEVRADKRDALITALLNKLRREEM